A window of Akkermansia muciniphila contains these coding sequences:
- a CDS encoding exosortase system-associated protein, TIGR04073 family, with protein sequence MKRAIISALFAAGAIGVASADIQAPPASEYTPTRKLGRAIANLIYSVEEIPLGVINWTSREGDYAGFSVGIVDGTATMLERMGYGIYELVTFWAPTYKCTYKPPYQGRCGMSGLKEYNPNGGLSEFPAELSFQSYYKYSRQQRD encoded by the coding sequence ATGAAACGTGCCATCATCTCAGCTCTTTTTGCCGCCGGCGCCATCGGTGTCGCCAGTGCGGACATTCAGGCTCCTCCCGCTTCCGAATACACCCCCACCCGCAAGCTGGGCCGCGCCATCGCCAACCTCATTTATTCCGTTGAGGAAATTCCTCTTGGAGTGATCAACTGGACGAGCCGCGAAGGCGACTATGCCGGTTTTTCCGTGGGCATTGTTGATGGCACCGCCACCATGCTTGAACGTATGGGCTATGGCATTTATGAGCTGGTCACGTTTTGGGCCCCCACTTACAAGTGCACGTACAAGCCCCCCTATCAGGGACGTTGCGGCATGAGCGGCCTTAAAGAATACAATCCCAATGGCGGCCTGAGCGAATTCCCTGCGGAACTCAGCTTCCAGAGCTATTACAAGTACTCCCGTCAGCAGCGCGACTAA